Below is a window of Gossypium hirsutum isolate 1008001.06 chromosome A12, Gossypium_hirsutum_v2.1, whole genome shotgun sequence DNA.
aaatcatagatatgtgatgattgattggtgatatacatgtttaaataacatgcatgcaaagtTTGTGTGAaggagtgatttggtaataaatctgcttgggataaCAGCAGTAaggtgactttggaaaatcaccataaattttgaaagatgagttagaagctgaataaattaaggaattaaagtttaatgggtctagtttcttagaaaagaaacagtgtaagcaaaggaattgccgataatgagatatttgaagtgatgtgtgacagggtcagaatgacttctagatcctctgttctgtatttataaaatcattataaattgtaaaaaaatggtcataagatgaaatttatatgcttagactccttaatgagtctagtttcaaattaaataaacgagaacatattttgaattctgtacaatgataaatttgattcgtagtgaagagtgctCAGATTAGCCAAACAgcgaaacaagggaaactttaagaaaaatctggtattgattggacaaactaaaaattcttaaaattttatggatagaagatatatgagtctattttcagggaaaattaatggaaattgatttggagtttcgtagctctatttataaatgatttagtgactgttgctcaggaagacagcttgcagtgaaattatgattatgtggtaaacattgacaaaaatttgttaatgagttgcttattaatttcttataagcttactatgatctgtatgtgtgaaagtcgaatatatatattatatattctgaaagtgatgcttgaatagtcgaataatgactaagtttaaaatttttgaatttaagctcaaaagcatagaggggcaaactcggataaggggaaaagagaaagtaatcgaatagccgttgtaatcgttcggcaacattcaaggtaagttcttaagtgtttaagcttgattcttttttatatgcctaagagttaaattaatatggtaaagggaatgtaaattttatttagttaatgtgccgaatatgtaataatttaaggctataagccgattatggctattatgcctaagttgaattggatttggaaatttgatgcactaaatgagtgttacaatgaataaactatgccgtatatgtgctggtggagatatcacgattgtgattattgaatatctaaaggaaaccatgatgtgtatacaATTATTATATGTAGTCCGTTGTGGTAGCCGAAggtggcttggtactaaagtgattagatgtgaacttcgatgaggtaactgttagtgatcgatgatataagttatgcattataatatatatacgggtttcaaacctaacagatgtaatgccagtgaaatgacatcggacttaaaggtctagcaggcttatggccggtgatgaaatcaggttattacctagcaggcaaattgccgataaactattaaaagtgtggtgctataggactatgggctaatacgatatgtggattcgtttcatatagtaaattatttaggtacgaacaacctaattaagtacatgtaaattaaatgaatttgatgattgatgtgaatcgaacgtataagaaatggtttcatgtttatgttcaactatgagaccttgtgttaaatcgaaaaTCAAATTCGTTCAAATACATTcagttggtcaggtatgtgatatgtacttatgcatgttaaatcgattggaattgaatcacaaatgtgaattgagaagcataggtaaaaatgcctatatgtgagtaagggtaaaaccatcgtaaattatcgataaggatgggctatgtgcggaaccatcttataattgctaatttgaaaggttgtatACGAATTAGTGAGCAATATGTACATGTTAGATGAATTGTGATCTTTTAGTTCTAcctgaattaagttgtgcgataaataatttatgtatatgacttagagtcgaatggtcactatgggttaagtttgaatggtgaaatggatatgtgatatttacgtatgacttttgaaccgaaatgtaaatgatggtgttcataaggagcttatatccgaatgtagcaaatgactactaatgtgatatgttgaatgagaggtgttaaaatatgattaaatatgcatgatattcgatggatatccgggttaaatcccgcaggcttcgtgctggtattatatccgggttaaatcccgcaggcttcgtgctggtaatatatccgggttaaatcccgcaggcttcatgcaggtaatatatccgggttaaatcccgcaagcttcgtgctggtaatatatccgggttaaatcccgcaagcttcgtgctggtattatatccgggttaaatcctgcaggcttcgtgttggtattatatccgggataaatcccgcaggcctaatgctggtattatattcgggccttcgtgcctagcaggcttcgtgcgggtgatgtgtattcgggccttcgtgcctagcaggcgtaatgccggtgaaatgatatgttttgtgaattcggtgttccttgtaagataagggtttagccgaatgttaaagatgaaatgatagtgtattgtatcatgcttatatggcctaatggcaagtataacatgttggtaaatatgcaatgtgcttttataatcgaatgataagtttgaaatgaatgtgagtgagatattatgcataagctatcaaatgttaagtgtgaaaatgagatgaaagaaatgtgtttgagatgtataattatatatacgttcgaatgatgttagtactcaattgacatgaatatgttatatggaacttgttgatttgattattcgggcctttgagcttagcagactATAATGTCGGTAAGATACTATTCGGGTTTTCGAGCCTAGCAAGCTATAAAGCCAGTGAAATGTATCGGGCCTTagcctagcaggcaaaatgctggtgatttgagaaaagcctatgactaaggtacctcgtgctagattgtcaaatgaatacatttaatacgtaaagtgggccaggtacgcagtatgtactcatatgtgagtttgatttgaagtgaatcataagggagtaatgtgatacgtacgtgaataaatgttaaaactatacctatgatcatgatacacctggtcagggtgtgaaagtatgtgagggtatttggtaaaaatatgttatatgaatttagattaagtgtgataagaatgctgaacgtgcattatgtgcttgtgtatattcggccagatggcaatatccctagaatttggcctcttaagaaattaaataatcgaagtataattgagtttatttgtttgcattgcttaagacttactaagcttatgaaagtttactccgttgttacatttctctgttttatagattgttgacttcagttacctactcgggttggagttcgtcggagatattatcacactgtcgagctcacgttatcggtgtaagtaaatcctagtatttcgagtctatggcatgtatagggttttaatgttttggtcctcgtaagctcatatatgggatagattgcatgtgaaaagaaaagttttaaattgattgaaatttttcagtgcgatttttgtgtgattgactgagtttaagtcaggtaacacctcgaaacctgttccggtgagggatacgggcgaggggtgttacagtatgctTGAGGGggatgagaaatgtggcttaaaccaagcctaatttcgcCTCACACGGTTAAGCACACTGGCGTGGTCTCGACCATGTGCCTGGTGTAACTTAGTtaaaacaagtcagagagttacacggcatagacacacgggtgtgtctactggccgtgtgcgacacacgggctggcacatagaCTTGTGgccggctgtgtgacccaagtcagtataccttccaattttcccacggccatggcacacgggcttgtctttggccgtgtggtgcaagtcagtatgtatcccctgtttccacatggcctgtgacatgggcgtgtctggtggcacacgggtgtgtgattcctatatgcataaaaattttatgagtttcccaaagttttcaaatgttattggtttagtctccAATCTCTTTTacgcatgttttaaggtctcgtagggcTTTATAAGGAAAAATGTGAATGTGTttaatggattttgattatgaatgaataaatgtatgtgttatgtatgtgaatgttGCGtattgtccagtaatgcctcgtaactctattctggcgacggatacaggttaggagtgttacactagcaaatcttccaattttctttaataattccttaaacgaacctaaaccaaaattcagtataaattcaatcaatttaccattaaaccagcccccaaacacctactaaatgatttcaaatcaatcattgaaattataactattttatgaatctaaactagttagattccttacactataTCGATGCGAACCGTATGTACAGCCGTTCTTCTCCTTTACAGATGATTTAGGGCGTTTGGGTCAGcacttaattcaataatatactggaaaataagtacctaattaatgattaaattccttcatttaatcaatccataacctttacccaacaactatgtcgaaataacaaattAGTTACCCTTCATTGCccttacgcttcacgatttgtaGGTTCCGAATGACCAATCGATCAAGAACATTTTTTCCTAATTGAAATGAGTTTAAAAGCtaattaggagggttcaagaactcaaattaaggctggaaaaatataggcaagaacccagaaacaaaacaaccccctttTCTACACATATGCGCACACACCACCACttatggtggccaaaattggggttgaaatttaaaacggtttgagatcttattaaaatctggaaaaatacctttgaaatcatttaaaaaccCCCAAATTCAAGATctgaaaatttagttttttagttgaaaaaaattaatcaagaaattgaagagaaaagagaccttacccaagctattcaagagaaacgacaatgacactttcttTGCAATGATTGGAATTGAttttggagttcaagatttcaggTTTGGGGttgattttaatgaggaaaaatgacagcaatatggtggagaatatgttaacaaatcttgtagctaaaagaagaaaaaaaaagagaaagagatggTATAACTATGTGTAGGAGATGATaacaatggaggaaaggaaaaaaaattaaaatcaaagagaatgaGAGGATGAAAGAAACGGCTAGGGCAATGAAGAGGAgggattaaaggctgattattagtgaaaaattaatatttatacctaggttaactaGGCTAGGATGACCCATACATTAAAACAaggggtttttgtcaaaaaattaaattatttacatggGAAGGAAATTGAAGTTAAGACATTAAGAATAAATTCATTAATGTTTAACTatcaaaccaataactcattcttaatataattttgaaatatttattttaaaaaaacaaggcatgtcacatactagggtttaaggcaaaatttgtaaaataataaaaatagtgagAGAGAatggatttgaacttgggtttcaaagaaatttcactaacacttaaccaacaaaccaatatctcatttatttcttaaaaatgtaTAGATAAGCTTAAAAAATTAGGACATAGCCACTCTTTCTCAATTTCCAACTCCAATTCTAACCCCGATTTCTAGGATGCTACAGATACTAGTGGACTTTTACCGATACCATATGAAAAGCATCGATATTGGATCAATACTTAGCTGAATTgattgagaaacagaatgtcaatttggtacTGATTTTTGAAAGGACATCGATATTTTGGAAACTATCAATACTtaaccaaaaagtattgatacttttcaATACTTTTTGGCTTACAGCTATACTCACttgttttaaaaacaatttaactttgattgaaatttttttaacttaatttaaaagTCAATTCAAAAGTTTTCTAAGAGTTTAAAGTAATAGGttcaaaattttatctcttagacttcatttgaaaaatcattttaccaattttgtttaattttaacttttatccaaaaatattttaatttattatattaaatcatattattaaataaaatttgatataacaaattcaatacatcaattagtttattaaataaaCATCTAAACTactatatttgaaataataataataataataataataataataaacctatTTCACCCTATCGATGGTATTCACGATGATGATCCTATATATAAACCTATCTAACAAATGAGCCAACCTTGAACAATCTTTTTTTGAATTGAGGTCGATATAtattcaataataataacaacatttttatttcaagttaataataagaaattaaaaattatcagTTTAAATAATGAAGTGAGTTTTCAGGTTTGCCCAAGTCAACCGTGAATATAGTATCTTATTCAATAACtatacccttttttttttttggataatacAAACTAatgattttttcttttggttATTGGTTATAAAGATTGATCTGAACTAAAACCACAAAACCTCTATTAcgttagtctttttttttttaccataaaCTCTGTGGACAGAACCAAACCCTCCCGACTTTAACTAATTCGACAACCAAACCTTTTTATCACGGAATAACAAAATCCCACCTCAACAAATAAATCCCatcataaagtaaatataaattttaaaagaattatgtaataaatatatttattaaaaaataaaaataaaaattaattgatacTTTAGTTATCATGATAAGATTAATTATTCACAATGTCTGGTAATTATTTCATTatgattaattttattgatttattatataaaaaataaaaatattttcataaaaatacatcaatttgtatataaatatttattttaataattttataattaaattggtGCCCGATTAATTCACGACACTAAttcaacaaaatatttaaaataagtatattatatatataatatacactaAATTTTGTTATGTTGACTCTGTGTGTGAAATAAAAaacatgataataaaattatatttataaaaaaaattgataattgagttataggtgaaatattaaaatgtttagatttaatttttttaggctTAGGTTGAgattatatttttagttgttttattcaAATAActcatgtaaaaataataaaagataaaatattataatattaataatattgttaaaatttttattaaagaaatattttaaataaccttttcattaaattaatattgatttaatttaaaaacaccaatttaataaaacattttatacaAGTATAGAtagataattattttttcataaagAATTAACAATAATAACGAATTTTGAAAGTGTTTCAGAGTCAAAATTACTTTcgctaaatatatttttttaaaaaggaaaaaaagtgtaaatttaaagaatattaatttttttttaagtgcgATGAGCAAATGCTAAATAAAATCAGCTAGGcacataaaaaagaaaagatactttattaaccttttttttttaaaaaaaaggggggtTTCTGTTATAAACCGCGTAATGTTGCAGACAAAAACCGATTTCTCCACAATTTCCAAACCAAAAACTCCATTGCCCATTGCCATCCAATCCTTTTGGAACATCATTGTACGTTGTTACCCCCTCATTTTTACTTCTCTTTTTGCTGTTGTTGTTGTTAAAGGAACATAGTTTTCCTctccttttcttcttcaattctcTTTCATTTGAAATTTGatcatttctttcttttcagAATGATTTCTAGCCATGCGTTGGTTTCAGAACATTtcgttttcttcttcttgttcttcCAGCAGCAGCTCCGCCTCCTCTGGATCTTCTTCCAGGAAACATTTTGAagataatattaatagtaatcaGCGAAACCAGAATCAACGTCCTAAATCCCGTTACCATTACTTGGGGCTTCGCATTTCGGGAGCTCGGCTGCGAAGGCAAAAGGAGCCTAAGCGTCTCCCCGAACAGGAACCTCCAAAGAATGAGGACCCGCAGGCGTCGCCGCTGTCCGCTGGTTGCGATACTCCGTCATTGTCAACTTCTCCGGCTTCGAAGACAACGTCGTCGGCATTGGCGGTGCCATTGCCGCTTCCGCTTCCGCTTCCTGAAGGAGACGGGGAGCAACGGTTTTCGTCGCCCAAGGAAGTTGGACATTGTAAAGGTTTAGAGGATAGAGATTCAGAAAAAGCAGATGAATCTATTTTTTTGGTTTCAAGGTagtcttttatttgttttttttttaaattaatatttacttagAAAGTTCTTGGCCTGGCCCTGCTCCTGCATTAATAGATGCCgttagaatttatttttcaaatacattgaaaacaatatatataatttcttaatAGTTTCTCATTTTCGAAATCATTTTCATGTCTTTAGTTTCTTTCTGTGAATATTTTAGAAACGAATGATATCTTCATAATTGCAATGCTATGTGATTCATAATCTAAATGTTAGAAACAAATTATGAGCTAAAGGATGATTTATTCATAAGTGCAACACTACTTGATTGATAATCTACATGTTCAAtctgaaatttaattttgtactTCATTTAGGTTTTATATTTATAGTCATTGTAGGCACTTCTGGTAACTTGTTTGACTGGTTTTCAAGAAATTTAGAGTTTTCTAATTTATCCTATTACAGTGTGTTTGCCTGTTGTGACTCGAGGAAGACGACAAAGAATTTTGAAACAGTATCATCCTCTAGGTTGTTGCAACAAGAAGTGAATAAAGGTGATAGTTCTCATGATGAGTTTATGGTGCATTTTCCTATAAGCAGTACTCCAACGAGTCAGTTTGGAAGTCCTGTAGCCACCCTACAAAAAATGAGTGCCACCGATGTGTTTCCGCATTTCATGGTTCCTACAGGCAATCAAATCTGGTCTGCACCAGAGATGAATGCATTAGATGTTGCAGGGCTTCCTCCCCGAGCATTCCATGATTACAATGCATATACCACTGATAACACTCCGCTGCACAGTCCAAATAGATGTCCTCATCGAAAGAATAGAAGCCAAAGTGGACCTCCTTCTCCAATGCATCAGAGGTTGTCACTTGAGAGTATTGAGATCTCATCGTTGCGTTCTGAAAGTAATGGCCCTATCTCTGTGCATCCGTTACCTCTTCCTCCAGGAGCAACCGTGGCTTCCCCACCAGCTTCCATTCCCCAAGTTGCTAATAGGTCAGAGTCATTGCCAATGAATTGTCGATGGCAAAAGGGCAAGCTTATTGGGCGTGGGAcatttggaagtgtttatgttgCCAGTAACAGGTATACAAGTTCTATGTA
It encodes the following:
- the LOC107933422 gene encoding mitogen-activated protein kinase kinase kinase 5, yielding MRWFQNISFSSSCSSSSSSASSGSSSRKHFEDNINSNQRNQNQRPKSRYHYLGLRISGARLRRQKEPKRLPEQEPPKNEDPQASPLSAGCDTPSLSTSPASKTTSSALAVPLPLPLPLPEGDGEQRFSSPKEVGHCKGLEDRDSEKADESIFLVSSVFACCDSRKTTKNFETVSSSRLLQQEVNKGDSSHDEFMVHFPISSTPTSQFGSPVATLQKMSATDVFPHFMVPTGNQIWSAPEMNALDVAGLPPRAFHDYNAYTTDNTPLHSPNRCPHRKNRSQSGPPSPMHQRLSLESIEISSLRSESNGPISVHPLPLPPGATVASPPASIPQVANRSESLPMNCRWQKGKLIGRGTFGSVYVASNRETGALCAMKEVDIFPDDPKSPECIKQLEQEIKVLSHLKHPNIVQYYGSEIVEDKFYIYLEYVHPGSINKYARDHCGAITESVVRNFTRHILCGLAYLHSTKTIHRDIKGANLLVDASGVVKLADFGMSKHLSGQRADLSLKGSPYWMAPELMQAVMQKDNSSELALAVDIWSLGCTIIEMFTGKAPWSEYEGAAAMFKVMRDTPPIPETLSPEGRDFLRCCFQRNPAERPSASVLLEHRFVKNSLQSGASSSSSSFNGTKVMDAPLSPGERSEFKLAQSPMQQGLQSAKTVTPDCETAQRSHYKHSELTVAPRYSPRSTLEVPPGLSPSSSGPNTRPPSPSGTTNRSINQECKKNHIFG